A DNA window from Ficedula albicollis isolate OC2 chromosome 28, FicAlb1.5, whole genome shotgun sequence contains the following coding sequences:
- the FGF22 gene encoding fibroblast growth factor 22 isoform X2, translated as MLPCPAGIVEIRSVRVGVVAIRAVHTGFYLAMNKRGRLYGSEFSPNCKFTERIEENGYNTYASLRWRHHGRPMFLSLNSKGRPQRGGKTRRQHLSTHFLPMLVS; from the exons ATGCTTCCCTGTCCCGCAGGCATCGTTGAGATCCGGTCGGTGCGTGTCGGCGTCGTGGCCATCCGGGCAGTGCACACCGGCTTCTACCTGGCCATGAACAAGCGGGGGAGGCTCTACGGGTCG GAGTTCAGCCCCAACTGCAAGTTCACGGAGCGCATCGAAGAGAACGGCTACAACACCTACGCGTCGCTGCGCTGGCGGCACCACGGCCGCCCCATGTTCCTCTCGCTCAACAGCAAGGGCAGGCCCCAGCGAGGGGGCAAGACACGCCGGCAGCACCTCTCCACACACTTCCTCCCCATGCTCGTCAGCTGA
- the FGF22 gene encoding fibroblast growth factor 22 isoform X1: protein MLPCPAGIVEIRSVRVGVVAIRAVHTGFYLAMNKRGRLYGSKEFSPNCKFTERIEENGYNTYASLRWRHHGRPMFLSLNSKGRPQRGGKTRRQHLSTHFLPMLVS from the exons ATGCTTCCCTGTCCCGCAGGCATCGTTGAGATCCGGTCGGTGCGTGTCGGCGTCGTGGCCATCCGGGCAGTGCACACCGGCTTCTACCTGGCCATGAACAAGCGGGGGAGGCTCTACGGGTCG AAGGAGTTCAGCCCCAACTGCAAGTTCACGGAGCGCATCGAAGAGAACGGCTACAACACCTACGCGTCGCTGCGCTGGCGGCACCACGGCCGCCCCATGTTCCTCTCGCTCAACAGCAAGGGCAGGCCCCAGCGAGGGGGCAAGACACGCCGGCAGCACCTCTCCACACACTTCCTCCCCATGCTCGTCAGCTGA